The window CGATGAAATTGCCGGCGTAATAGCTTCCGTTAATTATTTAGGATATTTACTTGGCGCACTTTTATGCTTTAAAACCATGACACCTAAAATAAAGTTATTGGCCATACGCATGGCGCTTGTTTTAAGCGTATCCACTACAGCTTTTATGGGGTTTGCAACAACTGTCAATTGTTGGATAATCATCAGATTCATAAGTGGCCTGGCAAGTGCAGGCGTCTTTATTATAGGTTCTTCAATTATTATGGATAAGCTTTCACGATCGGACAATTCGCACGACAGTATTTTGATGTATAGCGGCGTTGGCTTCGGCATTGCTTTTACTGGGATAATGTCTCCGGTATTGATCAGCTTTTTTAGCGCCCAAACAACCTGGATTATCTTTGCTTTGATATGTGTCCCTTTGATTTTATTCTGTTGGGTTCTGATGATACCGTTGCCATTAAAAGTCAGGATAAAATCAAATTTTAAAGATAAGCCTAAACTGGATGACTCCCGGCTACTTCCATGGCTTGCTGCAGCCTACTTTTGTGAAGGCTTTGGCTATATCATAAGTGGAACCTTTATCGTTTCGTTTTTGAAGGACCAGGCCGGATTTTTTTCGTCAGGTCCCTTTGCATGGACGATAATTGGTTTAACAGCCTCAATGTCTATTCCCATCTTTTTCCAACTCTCTAAGCGCATTCACATTATAAAGGTACTGATTGTTGCCCATTTCATACAAGGTATTGGAATTGTCATCCCTGTATTATCGTCTCACTGGCTAAGCATCTGTTGCGGAGCCATACTGTTTGGCGGAACATTTATGGGTATAACCGCCTTGAGTCTCTCCCTAGGTAAAGCGCTTAAGCCCGACCAGGGTCAGTGGGTCATTGGATTTTTGACAGCTGTTTATGGTGTCGGCCAGATTCTCGGCCCACTGGTATCTGGTATGTTATCAAATAAGACTGGTAATATTGTATATACAATGATCTTGTCATCCATTGTTGTAATTGGGGGCGGATTTCTTTTGACAGCAGGCCTTGTTTTAAAAAAATATGCAAATCCAATTCAAAGGAGCTTGTAATGCCTTACGTGAACATTAAGATTACAGATGAAAATGTTACTAAAGAACAAAAGGTGAAACTGATTCAGGGGGTAACACGCCTTCTGATGGATGTGTTGGGTAAGAATCCAGCGACAACCGTCGTTGTTATTGATGAAGTGAATACAGATAATTGGGGGATCGGAGGAGAGTGCGTAACAGAACTAAGGAAAAAATGAGGGCGATCATTAACAGTTTATAGCAGATGATCAAGATATCAGTTAAGTGTTCACCCACTTCAATGCGTCTTCAAAGGTTGAAAAGATTTCAAATTTCCATGTCGGGGTTAGTTGTCGTGCTTGCTCCGCATAGTTGTTGGCTGCGCTCAATGCAGCGCTTTTAACGGCAACT is drawn from uncultured Desulfobacter sp. and contains these coding sequences:
- a CDS encoding YbfB/YjiJ family MFS transporter, encoding MNMGKNNHTLIILSGFLALVVAMGIGRFVYTPLLPEMQEQFHFNDEIAGVIASVNYLGYLLGALLCFKTMTPKIKLLAIRMALVLSVSTTAFMGFATTVNCWIIIRFISGLASAGVFIIGSSIIMDKLSRSDNSHDSILMYSGVGFGIAFTGIMSPVLISFFSAQTTWIIFALICVPLILFCWVLMIPLPLKVRIKSNFKDKPKLDDSRLLPWLAAAYFCEGFGYIISGTFIVSFLKDQAGFFSSGPFAWTIIGLTASMSIPIFFQLSKRIHIIKVLIVAHFIQGIGIVIPVLSSHWLSICCGAILFGGTFMGITALSLSLGKALKPDQGQWVIGFLTAVYGVGQILGPLVSGMLSNKTGNIVYTMILSSIVVIGGGFLLTAGLVLKKYANPIQRSL
- a CDS encoding 4-oxalocrotonate tautomerase family protein; this translates as MPYVNIKITDENVTKEQKVKLIQGVTRLLMDVLGKNPATTVVVIDEVNTDNWGIGGECVTELRKK